A portion of the Acanthopagrus latus isolate v.2019 chromosome 21, fAcaLat1.1, whole genome shotgun sequence genome contains these proteins:
- the gata6 gene encoding transcription factor GATA-6, translating into MDLGENSWSMVKREVSSSPGSPAEQTYLPGDSRRDGPSADELRTPPSDLDALGHRRSDGRSLHSYVHFGHHNNTLTTAEDIPLFTDLDQGSKLVLSSGAHKASLLVDPTDMYQTLAIAAAQSQTGYDSSSGGYMHSNPNSPVYVPSSRVGPMIPSLSYLQASGSAQPSHGVSSHSVWSQSTPESPSYSTGSPHASSRFHYPPSPPMNNGTPRDTGYGNALNVSSRDQYGLSRPLGGTYASPYSPYVAPQLSQLPSPWTGGPFDNTMLHTLQSRGAPLIRGPNGVSDILDDMSESRECVNCGSISTPLWRRDGTGHFLCNACGLYSKMNGLSRPLIKPQKRTSTSRRIGLSCANCQTSTTTLWRRNAEGEPVCNACGLYTKLHGVPRPLAMKKEGIQTRKRKPKTLNKTKGSSGNNNSVSMTPTSTSSSNSEDCSKTSSPSGQVSGVSSSVLSSSGEGTGSGSVVKYPGQDGLYTSVGLSQPSDVASVRGEPWCPMALA; encoded by the exons ATGGACCTGGGCGAAAACAGCTGGTCCATGGTCAAGCGAGAAGTATCCAGCAGCCCAGGGTCACCGGCTGAGCAGACATACCTGCCCGGTGACAGCAGGAGGGACGGTCCCTCCGCGGACGAGCTGAGGACTCCTCCGAGCGACCTTGACGCACTGGGGCACCGCCGCTCCGACGGCAGATCTCTACACTCCTACGTTCACTTCGGACACCATAACAACACCCTGACCACTGCCGAGGACATCCCGCTGTTTACGGATTTAGACCAGGGCAGCAAACTCGTCCTCTCCAGCGGAGCGCACAAGGCGAGCTTGCTGGTGGACCCGACCGACATGTACCAAACACTGGCCATCGCCGCCGCCCAGAGCCAGACTGGATATGATTCCTCGTCTGGTGGTTATATGCACTCCAACCCCAACTCCCCCGTGTACGTGCCCAGCTCCCGGGTGGGCCCCATGATACCCAGCCTCTCGTATCTGCAGGCCAGCGGCTCTGCGCAGCCGAGCCACGGCGTCTCCAGCCACTCGGTCTGGTCTCAGTCCACCCCGGAGAGCCCTTCATACAGCACCGGGAGCCCGCACGCCTCCAGCCGGTTCCACTACCCTCCGAGCCCGCCCATGAACAACGGGACGCCCCGGGACACCGGCTACGGCAACGCATTGAACGTGAGCAGCAGAGACCAGTACGGCCTCTCCCGGCCCCTCGGTGGGACCTACGCCAGTCCGTACTCTCCCTATGTGGCGCCGCAGCTGTCCCAGCTGCCCTCGCCTTGGACCGGGGGACCTTTCGATAACACGATGCTGCACACCTTGCAGAGCAGAGGCGCGCCCTTGATTCGAGGACCAAACGGAG TTTCAGATATTCTGGACGACATGTCGGAGAGCAGGGAGTGCGTCAACTGCGGCTCCATCTCCACGCCGCTGTGGAGGCGCGACGGCACGGGCCACTTTCTCTGCAACGCCTGCGGCCTCTACAGCAAAATGAATGGGCTGAGCCGGCCATTAATTAAACCACAGAAACGGACG TCGACGTCCAGAAGAATCGGCCTGTCCTGCGCCAACTGTCAAACCAGCACGACCACTTTGTGGCGCAGAAACGCGGAGGGAGAGCCGGTGTGTAACGCGTGCGGGCTCTACACAAAACTACACGGG GTACCTCGGCCGCTCGCCATGAAGAAAGAGGGCATCCAGacgagaaaaagaaaacctaaaacattgaataaaacaaagggaTCCTCTG GAAACAACAACTCGGTCTCTATGACTCCCACGTCCACATCTTCATCCAATTCCGAAGACTGCTCGAAAACCAGCTCTCCCTCTGGACAGGTGTCAGGG GTCAGTTCGTCCGTGCTGTCCAGCTCAGGGGAGGGAACGGGCTCCGGCTCGGTGGTGAAGTACCCGGGACAGGACGGCCTGTACACCAGCGTGGGTCTGTCCCAGCCGTCAGACGTAGCTTCAGTGAGGGGTGAACCCTGGTGCCCCATGGCCTTAGCCTGA